TCCCCATCGACATCATTACCTTGTTGCTGACGAATTGAGAAGATGGAACCGACATTTAAGTTGATATCTACATTTGAAGAACCATCTATAGGGTCATATAACAGAGTATAGCGTCCTAAAGGACAATTTTCGGGAATGTAGTAGGTTTCTTCCATTTCTTCTGAAGCTAAGCGGCACACCAATCCACTTTGCTTAAAAACTGAAATGAAAACGTCATTGGCATAGATATCCATCTTTTTGACGGATTCCCCTTGGACATTAACTTCCCCAGTAAATCCTAAAGCACCTTCCACCAACCCAGCGCGGGTGAGGCGACGGGAAATCAGCTTGGCGGCTAGACTAATGCGATTCATAATCGCGCTTAAGTCTTGGGCTTCTGGACTGTAACTTTGGAGTTGTTGCAATACATGGCGCGATAGAGTAGTGCAATCTCTGTCTAGAGCGTGTTCCGCTACTGACGATTGCTTGACATCTGCCATAGGTGAGTTTCCTCCACTCGGTTGAGAAACGGTGCCAAGTTGGCTGTCTCTACTCTCTATCTTATGTAGGGGATCGCAAAATCGCCCTTAACTTTAGATCAAGTTTAGATCGATGGTGAAGTTGGAAAAGAAAAAGATGACTATAGCTAAAATGCTCGATTTAGTCAATACGCCTAAAAACTCCAGAAGTAACAGGGAATTTAGCCGGAGATATCAATCCACGGATAGACTAGAGCGGCTCAAACAGAGTCGATCTCAGAGCGCACAGATAAGTAGTTAGACAAAATTAATTGAATATTTGGCTAAGTAACGAGTAATGAGTAATGAGTAATGAGTAATGAGTAATGAGTCAATGCGAATCTGGCACACCGCCGAGCGGCGGCTAGGTTAATCGGAAGGCAAGGTGTAATAAGCGGATATTTAGCTGATTTTATCTGAAATTTGGCAAGAAAAAAGCGATCACCCTAGGTTCGATCCACCTACCCCACAAAAAAGAACCGATCGCTGTCGGTTCTAGAGATTAAATCAAATAGTCTATTAAAAGCGATCGCTTTTAAAAGAAGCCAACCACTCTCGTACTTGTTCGGCAGCAATCTCGCGACTACCCAAACCAAAAGATAGAGCAATAGCCACCGCTATAGCCCCTAGAAGCAAGCCAAAGGCGAGGTTGACTATATTACTCGCAATTCCCATTTGTTGTAGCGCCATCGCTAAGACAAAGGCAATTATGGAAATCCGTGCTACTTGAGCTAAAGTTCTAGCTTGGCGGGAACCAGAACTATCGATCAAGGTAAAGGCGAGATTGGCTAAATAGAGTCCAATCGCTAAAACTACTAAACCTCCTAAAATTCGCCCTAGAATTACCACTATTCCGGTGAATAAGGAAGTCAAGGCAGGGATTTGCAAGACATCTATTGCCCCTACTGTGGCAAAGAGCATAATACCCACCAGTACCGCAATTCCCGCCAGTTCTGAGGGCGTTTTCGGAGGAACTGCTGGTGATTGCAAGATAGTTGCTTGTCCACCTTCACCAGGAATCGTCGGATCTATAGTGGGTTGAGGGGGGGTTCTGGTTTCCACAAATTTGGGCGATCTTAACCCTAACCACTCAAAAACGTGGTTAAATCCGATTCCTGTCAAGATATCCGTGACTAAATCTGCGACAAACTTGCCTAAAAAGTAGGCGATCGCTAAAATTAAGCCAGCAGTCAGAATTTGGGGAATTGTGGTTAAAACTTTCTCCAGCATAGAAGTAGCTGGATCGGAAATAGCATCAATTCTTAAAGCTCTGAGGGCAGATATAGCCGTAGGAATCAAAATCAGCACGTAAACTAAAGTGCCGATAATCCAAGACAGGGGTTGACTTCCCGTCGTAGTACGCAAGCCAAACCGAGAACCTAACCTATCTACACCACTAGCAGCAAGTAAGTTACTAACGATCCGCCGGACAACTTGAGCCACTAACCAACCAGTTACGCCGATCAGTATAGCTTGGAGAATGAATGGCAGGCTCGACAGAATTTGGTTGAGTAGGTTTTGGACTGGTTGCAGCGTTCCCTGCAACTCTAAGGTGCTAAGGATAGATGGCAAAAACAAGAGGAAAATGAACCAGTAAATCGCATTTCCTAAAGTTTCGCTAATTGATAGCTGATCGCCTCCTCTAGGCTCTCCTACCTGCTGTTGTAACCTTTCATCTAGACGAAAAGTTGTCATTACTCTAGTCAAAACCAACTTGGAGACAGTAGCTAATCCCCAAGCGATCGCTAATAAGGCGATCGCTGCACCAATTTTAGGTAA
This window of the Merismopedia glauca CCAP 1448/3 genome carries:
- a CDS encoding mechanosensitive ion channel, which codes for MEAFLQITAQTPVLLNRWFGFEIDPAVDNLIKAILIFVLGWIIAIVTSSLIGGLLKRTNVDNRLATWITGRNEPSEQLAVEKLISSLIFWTIMLLVLVAILDLFKLTVVSQPLNTLLNQVLGFLPKIGAAIALLAIAWGLATVSKLVLTRVMTTFRLDERLQQQVGEPRGGDQLSISETLGNAIYWFIFLLFLPSILSTLELQGTLQPVQNLLNQILSSLPFILQAILIGVTGWLVAQVVRRIVSNLLAASGVDRLGSRFGLRTTTGSQPLSWIIGTLVYVLILIPTAISALRALRIDAISDPATSMLEKVLTTIPQILTAGLILAIAYFLGKFVADLVTDILTGIGFNHVFEWLGLRSPKFVETRTPPQPTIDPTIPGEGGQATILQSPAVPPKTPSELAGIAVLVGIMLFATVGAIDVLQIPALTSLFTGIVVILGRILGGLVVLAIGLYLANLAFTLIDSSGSRQARTLAQVARISIIAFVLAMALQQMGIASNIVNLAFGLLLGAIAVAIALSFGLGSREIAAEQVREWLASFKSDRF